From Streptomyces sp. Edi4, one genomic window encodes:
- a CDS encoding MmcQ/YjbR family DNA-binding protein, whose translation MTHTPTAQDVRRIAISLPETVEKEAWSMPTFRVAGRMFVTVPDDQTSFAVRCPRHERAELIAAEPEKFWVPAHEAGSAWVRVRLGALEGMDELRDVLEDSWRQAAPDRLLEAHPELGPGRHSASA comes from the coding sequence ATGACACACACGCCCACCGCCCAGGATGTCCGGCGCATCGCCATCTCCCTTCCCGAGACCGTGGAGAAGGAGGCTTGGAGCATGCCCACCTTCCGGGTTGCCGGGAGGATGTTCGTCACCGTGCCGGATGACCAGACCTCGTTCGCTGTCCGCTGTCCCCGCCATGAGCGGGCCGAACTGATCGCGGCCGAACCGGAGAAGTTCTGGGTGCCAGCGCACGAGGCCGGGTCGGCCTGGGTGAGAGTACGGCTGGGAGCGCTGGAGGGCATGGACGAGCTTCGCGACGTCTTGGAGGACTCCTGGCGCCAGGCGGCCCCCGACCGGCTGCTCGAAGCCCATCCGGAACTCGGCCCCGGCCGACATTCCGCATCTGCCTGA
- a CDS encoding IS481 family transposase, producing MSHRNAPLTETGRLRLARCVVEDGWPLRRAAERFQVSPTTARRWADRYRQHGEAGMADHSSRPRTSPRRTPTRTERRIIKVRVLRRWGPARIAHLLRLVPSTVHRVLTRYGLARLTYLDRATGRVVRRYERERPGELVHVDIKKLGNIPDGGGHKVLGRAAGRKTRSNAGYSYLHTAVDDYSRLAYSEIHADEKKETATGFWQRAHAFFIQAGVTVERVLTDNGSCYRSHAWRDLLTAAGIAHKRTRPYRPQTNGKVERFNRTLLDEWAYARPYRSETERRMAFPGWLHTYNHHRGHTALKGQPPASRVPNLSGQYN from the coding sequence GTGTCCCACCGTAATGCACCCCTGACCGAGACCGGGCGCCTGCGTCTGGCCCGCTGCGTGGTCGAGGACGGCTGGCCCCTGCGCCGGGCCGCCGAACGCTTCCAGGTCTCGCCCACCACCGCCCGACGCTGGGCCGACCGCTACCGGCAACACGGTGAGGCGGGCATGGCCGACCACTCCAGCCGCCCGCGCACCAGCCCGCGCAGGACACCGACCCGCACCGAGCGCCGGATCATCAAAGTCCGTGTCCTGCGCCGCTGGGGACCGGCCCGCATCGCACACCTGCTGCGGCTGGTGCCCTCAACCGTGCACCGTGTGCTGACCCGCTACGGCCTGGCCCGCCTCACGTACCTGGACCGGGCCACAGGCCGCGTCGTACGCCGCTACGAACGCGAACGTCCCGGCGAGCTGGTGCACGTCGACATCAAGAAGCTCGGCAACATCCCCGACGGCGGCGGACACAAGGTCCTGGGCCGGGCCGCAGGCCGCAAAACCCGCTCGAACGCCGGCTACAGCTATCTGCACACCGCCGTCGACGACTACTCCCGCTTGGCCTACAGCGAGATCCACGCAGACGAGAAGAAGGAAACCGCCACCGGCTTCTGGCAGCGGGCCCACGCCTTCTTCATCCAGGCTGGCGTCACCGTCGAACGTGTCCTGACCGACAACGGCTCCTGCTACCGCTCACACGCCTGGCGCGACCTGCTCACCGCGGCCGGGATCGCCCACAAGCGAACCCGGCCCTACCGGCCGCAGACCAACGGGAAGGTCGAACGCTTCAACCGCACCCTGCTGGACGAATGGGCCTACGCCCGCCCCTACCGCTCGGAGACCGAACGCCGCATGGCGTTCCCCGGCTGGCTGCACACCTACAATCACCACCGCGGACACACCGCGCTGAAAGGCCAACCACCCGCCAGCCGCGTCCCCAACCTCTCAGGGCAATACAACTAG